Within the Rhizobium favelukesii genome, the region GCATGCCCGCTCCTCAGTCGCACGTTCGAGGAGGCCCCAATCCGCTAAGCCGCGCGTCGCTTTCGTCATCGGCCAGGGCAGCCATTTATGTGTGCGCCATCAGCGACGCAATAGCCTCCCGAATCCAGCGTTGGCCGCCGTGTCCGTGACTGCGCTCGTGCCACACCATTCCCACTGCGAAACCTTCGACGGGAAATGGGCAGTCTATTACCATGAGCTTGTCGGCACGGTCGCGTACGAGACGTTCTGGAACAAGGGCAACGAAGTCCGAGTAAGACACGATCTCAGGAACGAACAAGAATGAGGCTGCCGATAACACCGCATTGCGTCTGTGTCCGAGGTCAGCCAAAGCGCTGTCCACTGGCGTCACAAAGCCACCGCCGTCCAAGGAAACAATTACCTGGTCCATCTCAGCAAACTCCTCGACCGTGATTCCCTTTCGTAGTCTCGGATGTTTCCGTCGGCCAATGAGCACATAGCGCTCGTTAAACAGGTGTCGAGTACGAAGACTCGGCGAAGCGGCCTGCGGCGTCATGAGCGCCAGATCCACATCACCCCGCACCATCTGCGCGTCCAACTGCGCCACGTCGAGATTGCGCAGCGCGACACGAACTCCGGGTGCCCGCATCCTGAGTTCCACGACGAGCGGCTTGACCACCGCCGCCTGCAGATAATCTGTACAGGCGATAGAGACGGTTAGCTTGGCTTCAGCCGGGTCGAAGTTCCTATGGGAAACAACCGTGGCTCGAACCTGGTCAAGGGCCTGGCGCAAAGGCTCGAGCAACTCCATTGCTTTAGCGGTCGGTGTCATTCCTCGCTGTGCAGGTATTAGCAGTGGGTCGTCGAACTCATGCCTGAGGCGGTTTAGCTGGGCACTGACCGCTGGTTGGCTCAGATTCAGGCGCGCGGCCGCCTTCGTCACGTTCTGCTCCACGAGCAACGTCTCGAGAGTGACCAGCAGATTGAGATCCAGGCGCTTGGTATCCATTGAATGGATAGTAGCTGAACATTCCTATGATTTCAAACATAGCTCGAAACAGGCGAGACTTCCCGGCCTGAGGTCCGACCTTTCCCGCGGTCGCTGTTCACGAGCACCTGGTGGACAGCGACCGGGCGACTACGGTTCAAGACCTCAAGGTCAGGAATCTCAAGACTAGGAGAAGTTGCATGATCCAAGCCGATACCTCCACACCTCTGATCACTGTTGTCGGTGCCTCGAGCAAGCAAGGCCGCAGTGTCGCCGAGGCCCTGCTCGACAGTGGGCGCTACCGGGTGCGTGCCCTGACGCGCCGCCGCGATAGCCAGCCCGCGCAAATCTTGGCGCAGAAGGGCGCCGAGGTCGTGGTGGCACCCCTTGAACTCGGCATGGAGGCCGAGCTAACCGCGGCCATGAGCGGCTCGTACGGAGCGTTCTTGATGACGCCGCCCATCGTCAAGGTGCCGCCGGAGGAACACGAGCTTACCCTCGGCATGGAATTGGCTAACGCGGCGGTGGCCGCTGGCGTCGAACATGTGGTTTTCAGCGGGCTCGAAAATGTCGAAGCGCGTACCGGCGGCACTAAGTGGGCGCCGCACTTCACCGACAAGGCGAAGGTGGAGGACTACATTCGCAGCTTGCCCGTTCGCAGTTCGTTCGTGTACCTGGCGTTTTACTACACCAATTTCCTAGAATACTATGTGCCGCAGCGCGGGGCGGACGGCATAACGTTCCCCATATACTTGCCGCCACATATTCCCATGCCGTTCTGTGATCCGCTCACTGCCGCCGGACCGGCGGTGCGCGAGATTTT harbors:
- a CDS encoding LysR family transcriptional regulator, with protein sequence MDTKRLDLNLLVTLETLLVEQNVTKAAARLNLSQPAVSAQLNRLRHEFDDPLLIPAQRGMTPTAKAMELLEPLRQALDQVRATVVSHRNFDPAEAKLTVSIACTDYLQAAVVKPLVVELRMRAPGVRVALRNLDVAQLDAQMVRGDVDLALMTPQAASPSLRTRHLFNERYVLIGRRKHPRLRKGITVEEFAEMDQVIVSLDGGGFVTPVDSALADLGHRRNAVLSAASFLFVPEIVSYSDFVALVPERLVRDRADKLMVIDCPFPVEGFAVGMVWHERSHGHGGQRWIREAIASLMAHT
- a CDS encoding NmrA/HSCARG family protein, yielding MIQADTSTPLITVVGASSKQGRSVAEALLDSGRYRVRALTRRRDSQPAQILAQKGAEVVVAPLELGMEAELTAAMSGSYGAFLMTPPIVKVPPEEHELTLGMELANAAVAAGVEHVVFSGLENVEARTGGTKWAPHFTDKAKVEDYIRSLPVRSSFVYLAFYYTNFLEYYVPQRGADGITFPIYLPPHIPMPFCDPLTAAGPAVREIFDHPTQYAGKTLPVIGEFLSAQEMVDTFVRVTGQRAHYASAFSREELLHHFPSFAADEHLVRELVGMVEYAVEYGYYAPDRDLTWSRKIDPHALTWEQFLKRSNWQGDLLSYGATSEADLLST